A window of Planctomycetota bacterium contains these coding sequences:
- the folK gene encoding 2-amino-4-hydroxy-6-hydroxymethyldihydropteridine diphosphokinase, producing the protein MSRAAIGLGSNLGDRAAHIRAALDVLAPVSVSTNFENPSVGGPADAPDFLNAAAVIETDRSPRELLAKLHRIESDLHRERPFPNAPRTLDLDLLLYDDLIVDEPNLTVPHPRLHERRFVLHPLAEIAPDWRHPVFGRTVAELLSGLPANA; encoded by the coding sequence ATGTCCCGTGCAGCGATCGGACTCGGCTCGAATCTCGGTGACCGGGCGGCGCACATCCGAGCGGCGCTCGACGTGCTCGCGCCGGTGTCGGTGAGCACGAACTTCGAGAACCCCAGCGTCGGCGGGCCGGCCGACGCGCCGGACTTTCTCAACGCCGCGGCCGTCATTGAAACCGACCGCTCACCCCGTGAACTGCTCGCTAAGTTGCACCGCATCGAGTCGGACCTCCACCGCGAGCGCCCCTTCCCCAACGCTCCGCGGACACTCGATCTCGACCTGCTGTTGTACGACGACCTGATTGTCGACGAGCCGAATCTCACTGTGCCACACCCACGGCTGCACGAGCGGCGGTTCGTGCTGCACCCGCTGGCGGAAATCGCGCCGGACTGGCGACACCCAGTGTTCGGACGGACCGTCGCAGAGTTGCTGTCGGGCCTGCCGGCGAATGCGTAA